The following are from one region of the Corylus avellana chromosome ca1, CavTom2PMs-1.0 genome:
- the LOC132191763 gene encoding vesicle transport protein GOT1: protein MVYEINEQKKIGLGLIGFGFAFSFLGVILFFDRGLLALGNIFCLTGVALLLGWHSTWNLFTNKANYKGSASFLLGLFFLFVRWPIVGIILEIYGCVVLFGGFWPSVKAFVYQIPVLGWIIQYPFLLLDRLRS, encoded by the exons ATGGTCTATGAAATAAATGAGCAAAAAA AGATTGGACTAGGTCTCATTGGTTTTGGCTTCGCTTTCTCATTTCTTGGTGTAATTCTATTTTTTGACAGGGGTTTACTTGCTCTTGGGAAT ATATTTTGTTTGACCGGGGTAGCCCTTTTACTTGGTTGGCACTCTACATGGAATCTCTTCACTAACAAAGCAAACTACAAG GGTtcagcttcttttcttttaggaCTATTTTTCCTGTTTGTTCGGTGGCCAATAGTTGGTATAATCTTGGAAATATATGGTTGTGTTGTTCTCTTTGG CGGTTTTTGGCCATCTGTCAAGGCGTTTGTCTATCAGATTCCAGTTCTAGGTTGGATTATACAGTATCCTTTCCTG CTTCTTGATCGCCTGAGGAGCTGA
- the LOC132183582 gene encoding vacuolar-sorting protein BRO1 — protein MAGSAPSSSTTNIMLAILEKKTTSVDLFRPLRNFIAFNYSEREAQNLDDDLQTLKQLRSDVERQSDPTPTARRDLLQSYFKALCLVETRFPISPDKDHINTVTFTWHDAFKHKQKASQQNIHLEKAAVLFNLGAVYSQIGLSYDRATVEGRRLASHAFIGAAGAFAFLRDNAATKASIGSSTTVDISVECAGMLERLMLAQAQECVFENTIAKGSTPGVCAKISRQVGMYYEEALAALNVAPLNQHFDKAWISHVQLKAALFYAEASYRYGLELHEKEEIAEEIARLRSGVSALTEVKKSSKGAAAQLLDAINKLEANLNRNLERAMKENDRVYLMRVPSPSSLPPLPAFSMVKPMAMNEVLDASKEKMFASLVPDSSAKALSRYTEMVDDIIRTQAEKLQQASELTRVRLKEMDLPESILALEGNFTLPTGLKEDVEAVQISGAPAGLEAELQQLMDLRRVNQEMLIQIEELLQKEAREDAQFRSQFGTRWTRPQSSTLTKNLQDRLNRFAANLKQAADSDGRIERSVREHSAFMSILDRRPIESVLPSLARPIMSLDANEDAIVGVLKQSLRQLETLGAQRAGLEDMLKEMKRKDDILPKLMTSTGSYEDLFRKEISKYDHISEEIAQNMEAQEQLLLQIQAQNDEFSAIFNLEDYKASREKCYKQIQAAIAKFREIKDNINEGLKFYVTLQDAITNVKQQCSDFVMTRNIQCREMMEDVQRQMAGLNFQDGKNTGAYNSNYPPGGHQTQRSNSQQQADPRSQTPYYQPRDQPPMAGYAHPPPSYSSPQSFPSPYHVPATSAAPYPPPQAQQQQPASHEYGQPAYPGWRGPYYNAHAQQPGSLPRPPYTVPGPYPPHQSGGYYKQQ, from the exons ATGGCCGGCTCGGCACCGTCGTCGTCGACCACCAACATAATGCTCGCGATCCTGGAGAAGAAGACCACCTCCGTCGACCTATTTCGCCCGCTCCGCAACTTTATCGCCTTCAACTACTCGGAGCGCGAGGCCCAGAACCTCGACGACGACCTCCAAACCCTCAAGCAGCTCCGCTCCGACGTCGAGCGCCAATCCGACCCCACCCCCACCGCCCGACGCGACCTCCTCCAGAGCTACTTCAAGGCGCTCTGCCTCGTGGAGACCCGCTTCCCAATCTCCCCGGACAAGGACCACATCAACACCGTCACTTTCACCTGGCATGACGCCTTCAAGCACAAGCAGAAGGCCTCCCAGCAGAACATTCACCTCGAGAAGGCCGCCGTGCTCTTCAATCTGGGCGCCGTGTACAGCCAGATCGGGCTCTCGTACGACCGGGCCACGGTCGAAGGGCGGAGGCTGGCTTCGCACGCGTTTATTGGGGCGGCGGGGGCGTTTGCGTTCTTGAGAGATAACGCGGCGACCAAGGCGTCGATTGGGAGCTCGACGACCGTGGACATCTCCGTGGAGTGCGCCGGGATGCTCGAGCGGCTCATGCTGGCGCAGGCGCAGGAGTGCGTCTTCGAGAACACCATCGCCAAAGGGAGCACCCCGGGGGTCTGCGCCAAGATCTCCAGGCAG GTTGGGATGTACTATGAAGAAGCTTTGGCGGCCCTGAATGTTGCACCTCTGAACCAGCATTTCGACAAGGCCTGGATATCCCATGTGCAACTAAAGGCGGCTCTGTTTTATGCTGAAGCTTCCTATAGGTACGGTTTAGAGCTGCATGAGAAAGAAGAGATTGCAGAGGAAATTGCACGGTTGAGGAGTGGGGTTAGTGCTTTAACCGAGGTAAAGAAATCCTCAAAGGGTGCTGCAGCGCAACTTCTAGATGCAATTAACAAGTTAGAGGCCAATCTTAACCGGAACCTAGAGAGGGCCATGAAGGAGAATGATAGAGTTTACCTCATGAGGGTTCCTTCCCCGAGTTCCTTACCACCTCTTCCAGCATTCTCAATGGTTAAGCCGATGGCAATGAATGAGGTATTGGATGCGAGCAAGGAGAAGATGTTTGCAAGCCTTGTTCCAGACAGCAGTGCCAAGGCTCTTTCCAGGTACACGGAGATGGTGGATGACATTATCAGAACGCAAGCTGAAAAATTGCAACAAGCCAGTGAGTTGACCCGAGTAAGGCTCAAGGAGATGGACCTACCGGAATCTATTCTTGCCTTAGAAGGGAATTTTACTCTCCCAACAGGTCTTAAAGAAGATGTGGAGGCGGTACAGATAAGTGGGGCCCCAGCTGGATTGGAAGCAGAGTTACAGCAACTTATGGATTTGAGGAGGGTGAACCAGGAGATGCTGATCCAGATAGAGGAGCTCTTGCAGAAAGAGGCAAGAGAAGACGCTCAATTTAGAAGCCAATTTGGAACACGGTGGACTAGACCTCAGTCCAGCACTCTAACAAAGAACTTACAGGATAGGTTGAATAGATTTGCAGCTAACTTGAAGCAAGCTGCAGACAGTGATGGCCGGATTGAGCGTTCAGTGAGGGAACATTCAGCATTCATGTCAATCCTTGATCGCCGTCCG ATTGAATCCGTCCTCCCATCTTTAGCAAGGCCAATAATGTCTCTGGATGCCAATGAAGATGCGATTGTGGGTGTCCTGAAGCAGAGCTTG AGGCAATTGGAAACTCTTGGTGCACAGCGGGCTGGTCTTGAAGACATGCTTAAAGAGATGAAAAGGAAG GATGATATACTACCAAAGCTGATGACATCAACTGGCTCCTATGAGGATCTTTTCAGGAAGGAGATATCAAAGTATGATCACATTAGTGAAGAAATTGCCCAAAATATGGAGGCACAAGAACAATTGTTGTTGCAAATCCAg GCTCAAAATGATGAGTTTTCGGCCATCTTTAATCTTGAGGACTATAAAG CATCTCGCGAGAAATGTTATAAGCAGATTCAAGCTGCCATAGCTAAGTTTCGGGAGATCAAGGATAACATCAATGAGGGATTGAAGTTCTATGTTACTCTTCAG GATGCAATCACAAATGTAAAGCAGCAGTGCAGTGATTTTGTCATGACTAGAAACATCCAGTGTCGGGAAATGATGGAAGATGTGCAAAGACAAATGGCGGGCCTCAATTTCCAGGATGGTAAAAACACAGGTGCATACAACAGCAACTACCCTCCAGGAGGACATCAGACTCAGAGATCCAATTCACAGCAGCAAGCAGATCCTCGTTCACAAACACCTTATTACCAGCCACGTGATCAGCCACCAATGGCAGGCTACGCTCATCCTCCTCCCTCGTATAGCTCCCCACAGTCGTTCCCGTCTCCTTACCATGTTCCAGCTACTTCAGCTGCTCCATATCCACCTCCTCAGGCCCAACAGCAGCAACCTGCTAGCCACGAGTATGGCCAACCTGCTTATCCGGGGTGGCGAGGCCCATACTACAATGCCCACGCACAACAACCTGGATCTCTTCCTCGCCCCCCTTATACCGTTCCAGGTCCATATCCTCCTCACCAAAGTGGTGGTTACTATAAGCAACAATAG